One Solea senegalensis isolate Sse05_10M linkage group LG3, IFAPA_SoseM_1, whole genome shotgun sequence genomic window carries:
- the zdhhc17 gene encoding palmitoyltransferase ZDHHC17 translates to MADAMEEYEKEAGCVPILHPEEIKPQSHYNHGYTENVSRKNHVDDYSTWDIVKATQYGIFERCRELVEAGFDVRQPDKENVTLLHWAAINNRIDLVKYYISKGAIVDQLGGDLNSTPLHWATRQGHLSMVVQLMKYGADPSLIDGEGCSCIHLAAQFGHTSIVAYLIAKGQDVDMMDQNGMTPLMWAAYRTHSVDPTRLLLTFNVSVNLGDKYHKNTALHWAVLAGNTTVISLLLDANTNVDAQNIKGETPLDLAKQRKNVWMINHLQEARQAKGYDSPSYLKRLKMDKEFRQKVMLGTPFVVIWLVGFIADLDIDSWLIKGLMYAGVWVTVQFLSKAFFDHSMHSALPLGIYLATKFWMYTTWFYWFWNDLPFATVHVPFLINTLALFYNFGKSWKSDPGIIKASEEQKKKTIVELAEAGSLDLSIFCSTCLIRKPIRSKHCAVCNRCIAKFDHHCPWVGNCVGSGNHRYFMGYLFFLLCMICWMMYGCICYWRINCATSYAKDGFWLYLTQIATCSPWMFWMFLNSVFHFMWVAVLIMCQLYQIAALGITTNERMNARRYKHFKVTATSIESPFNHGCIRNLIDFFEIRCCGLIRPVAVDWTTQYTIEYDQTSGSGYQLV, encoded by the exons ATGGCTGACGCTATGGAGGAATATGAGAAAGAAGCTGGCTGCGTCCCTATTCTCCATCCCGAG GAAATCAAACCCCAGAGCCATTACAATCATGGCTACACTGAGAACGTCAGCCGTAAGAACCATGTGGATGACTACAGCACCTGGGACATTGTCAAAGCCACACA GTATGGCATCTTCGAGCGCTGCAGGGAGCTGGTGGAGGCAGGCTTTGACGTTCGGCAGccagacaaagaaaatgtaactCTCCTCCACTGGGCCGCCATCAACAACAGGATAGACTTGGTCAA ATACTACATATCAAAGGGAGCCATCGTTGATCAGCTGGGAGGAGATCTTAACTCCACACCTCTGCACTGGGCCACCAG ACAAGGCCACCTATCCATGGTGGTACAGCTCATGAAATACGGCGCAGACCCATCTTTGATTGATGGCGAGGGCTGCAGCTGCATTCACCTGGCTGCCCAGTTCGGCCACACGTCCATCGTGGCCTACCTTATTGCCAAAGGACAG GACGTGGATATGATGGATCAGAACGGCATGACTCCTCTGATGTGGGCGGCGTACAGGACACACAG TGTGGATCCAACTCGGCTGCTACTAACCTTCAACGTGTCCGTCAACCTCGGCGACAAATATCACAAGAACACCGCGCTGCACTGGGCGGTGCTTGCTGGCAACACAACTGTCATCAGCCTGCTGCTGGATGCCAACACGAACGTCGATGCACAGAACATCAAG GGGGAAACGCCGCTCGATCTTGCCAAGCAGAGGAAGAACGTTTGGATGATCAACCACTTACAAGAAGCACGACAGGCCAAAGGCTATGACAGCCCCTCCTATCTGAAGAGGCTGAAGATGGACAAG GAGTTCAGGCAGAAGGTGATGCTTGGGACGCCCTTTGTAGTCATCTGGCTAGTTGGTTTCATTGCTGATCTGGATATCGACTCGTGGCTGATCAAGGGCCTCATGTACGCCGGCGTCTGGGTCACTGTGCAGTTCCTCTCCAA GGCTTTCTTCGACCATTCCATGCACAGCGCTCTCCCTCTGGGAATCTACCTGGCCACCAAGTTCTGGATGTACACCACCTGGTTCTACTGGTTCTGGAATG ATCTGCCTTTTGCCACCGTCCATGTGCCCTTCCTGATAAACACCCTGGCTCTCTTCTACAACTTTGGAAAATCTTGGAAGTCCGACCCGGGAATCATCAAAGCATCTGAGGAGCAGAAGAAAAAG ACGATCGTGGAGTTGGCAGAGGCGGGCAGCCTGGATCTGAGCATATTCTGCAGCACCTGCTTG ATACGGAAGCCCATCAGGTCTAAACACTGCGCCGTGTGCAATCGCTGCATTGCCAAGTTCGACCACCACTGTCCCTGGGTGGGGAACTGTGTTG GAAGTGGAAATCACCGCTACTTCATGGGTTATCTGTTCTTCCTGCTCTGCATGATCTGCTGGATGATGTACGGCTGCATCTGCT ACTGGAGGATCAACTGTGCCACCAGTTATGCTAAGGATGGTTTCTGGCTCTATCTGACCCAGATTGCCACCTGCTCCCCCTGGATGTTCTGGATGTTCCTTAACAGTGTCTTCCACTTCATGTGGGTGGCCGTGCTCATCATGTGTCAGCTCTATCAG ATTGCAGCTCTGGGGATCACCACCAACGAGAGGATGAATGCTCGCAGATACAAGCACTTTAAAGTCACGGCCACGTCCATCGAAAGCCCATTCAA ccaTGGCTGCATCCGAAACCTTATAGATTTCTTTGAGATCCGCTGCTGTGGACTGATCCGGCCTGTGGCGGTGGACTGGACCACACAGTACACAATAGAATACGACCAGACGTCTGGCTCAGGCTACCAGCTGGTGTAG